The Pempheris klunzingeri isolate RE-2024b chromosome 1, fPemKlu1.hap1, whole genome shotgun sequence genome includes a region encoding these proteins:
- the senp8 gene encoding sentrin-specific protease 8, with product MDPVVLSYQDSLLRRSDVSLLEGPYWLNDQVIGFAFEYFAAERFRALGDTIIFISPEVTQFIKCASCPDELALFLEPLDLASRHWVFLAVNDNSNQTAGGSHWSLLVYHHNSNHFAHYDSQNGSNSLHARRIASKLEPFLGAGRIALFVEEPCPSQQNSYDCGMYVICIAEALCEKARVEGSPCLPVQTITPAYITQKRAEWCRLIQSLAQSDLCCSLSFP from the coding sequence ATGGACCCTGTGGTGCTGAGCTACCAGGACAGCCTGTTGCGGCGCTCTGATGTGTCCTTACTGGAAGGACCTTACTGGCTCAATGACCAAGTCATTGGTTTTGCCTTTGAGTACTTCGCTGCTGAGCGCTTCAGAGCCCTGGGGgacaccatcatcttcatcagcccAGAGGTCACCCAGTTTATCAAGTGTGCCTCTTGCCCTGATGAGTTAGCTCTATTTCTGGAGCCGCTGGATCTTGCTTCTCGCCACTGGGTCTTCCTCGCTGTTAACGACAACTCCAACCAGACCGCCGGGGGGTCCCACTGGAGTCTTTTAGTCTACCATCACAACTCGAACCACTTCGCCCACTATGACTCTCAAAACGGCAGCAACTCGCTGCACGCACGGCGCATCGCCAGCAAGTTAGAGCCTTTCCTGGGGGCAGGGAGAATAGCACTGTTTGTGGAGGAGCCCTGCCCATCACAGCAGAACAGCTATGACTGCGGTATGTATGTTATCTGCATTGCGGAGGCCTTATGTGAGAAGGCCAGGGTGGAGGGCTCACCATGTCTTCCTGTGCAAACCATCACCCCAGCCTACATCACCCAGAAGAGGGCTGAATGGTGCAGACTGATCCAGAGTCTAGCTCAGAGtgacctctgctgctctctgtcttttccttaG